The DNA sequence CTCAACCCGGGAATACCGAGGACATTCCACACGACATTACTCACGGGCCCTGGCACTACAATAATGAACGATTCCGTTTATTGCTCCCTGTGTTCGCTTGTCATCCTGCCTGCCCGAGGTAACATGCATTCATTCGACGAAAAAGGACTCGCCCATGAAACCCGAAACCATTGCCCTGCACCACGGCTACGAGGCCGACAACCAACACGCGGTTGCTGTACCCATTCATCAAACAACTTCTTTCTCCTTCGACAATGCGCAACACGGTGCAGATTTATTTGACCTTAAAGTCGCCGGCAACATCTACTCACGCATGATGAACCCGACCTGTGCCGTCCTCGAACAGAGAGTCGCAGCGCTCGAGGGTGGCATCGGAGCTCTGGCAGTCGCCTCTGGCATGGCGGCTATCACCTACGCCATTCAGACAATCGCCGAAGCGGGTGACAACCTTGTCTCGATCAGCGAACTATACGGTGGCACTTACAACCTGCTCGCCCATACCCTGCCCCGCCAGGGCATTGAAACCCGTTTTGCCGATAAAGACGATTTTGCGGGTATCGAAGCCCTGATCGATGGGCGAACCAAGGCGCTTTTCTGCGAATCAATCGGCAACCCTTCGGGCAGTGTTGTGAATATAAGACGACTGGCTGACATCGCTCACGCTGCAGGTATTCCACTGGTCGTCGATAACACTGTAGCCACCCCCTTCCTGTGGCGACCGATTGAACAGGGTGCCGATATTGTCGTGCACTCAGCCACCAAATACATGGGTGGGCACGGCACCACGATGGGTGGTGTAATCGTTGATTCTGGCACTTTCCCCTGGGCTGACCAGCCTAAGCGCTTTGCACTGCTGAATGAGCCGGATGTGTCTTACCACGGTGTCAGCTACACCCGCGATGTAGGGGAAGCCGCCTTCATTACCCGGGCCCGGGTTGTACCCCTTCGGAATATGGGTGCGGTTCTGTCGGCTCAGGCCGCCTGGAACCTGCTACAGGGGCTTGAAACTCTGGCACTACGGATCGAGCGCGTGTGCGAAAACACCCAGAAAATAGCCGAATACCTGCAGAAGCACCCTCGAGTCAGTTGGGTCAACTATGCGGGTTTGCCTAACCATAAAGACCATGCACTGGCACAAAAGTACATGC is a window from the Porticoccus hydrocarbonoclasticus MCTG13d genome containing:
- a CDS encoding O-acetylhomoserine aminocarboxypropyltransferase/cysteine synthase family protein → MKPETIALHHGYEADNQHAVAVPIHQTTSFSFDNAQHGADLFDLKVAGNIYSRMMNPTCAVLEQRVAALEGGIGALAVASGMAAITYAIQTIAEAGDNLVSISELYGGTYNLLAHTLPRQGIETRFADKDDFAGIEALIDGRTKALFCESIGNPSGSVVNIRRLADIAHAAGIPLVVDNTVATPFLWRPIEQGADIVVHSATKYMGGHGTTMGGVIVDSGTFPWADQPKRFALLNEPDVSYHGVSYTRDVGEAAFITRARVVPLRNMGAVLSAQAAWNLLQGLETLALRIERVCENTQKIAEYLQKHPRVSWVNYAGLPNHKDHALAQKYMHGKASGILSFGIEGGREAGARFYDALSLILRLVNIGDAKSCAAIPASTTHRQLNDDELKAAGVSADMVRLSIGIEHVDDLMTDIDQALGKSAG